A window from Gallus gallus isolate bGalGal1 chromosome 5, bGalGal1.mat.broiler.GRCg7b, whole genome shotgun sequence encodes these proteins:
- the BMP4 gene encoding bone morphogenetic protein 4 isoform X1 — translation MFGLRRRPQPSKSAVIPSYMLDLYRLQSGEEEESLQEISLQYPERSTSRANTVRSFHHEEHLESVPGPSEAPRIRFVFNLSSVPDNEVISSAELRLYREQVEEPSAAWERGFHRINIYEVMKPLSERSQAITRLLDTRLVHHNVTRWETFDVSPAVIRWTKDKQPNHGLVIEVTHLHQAQTHQGKHVRISRSLPQGHGGDWAQLRPLLVTFGHDGRGHALTRRARRSPKHQRSRKNKKNCRRHALYVDFSDVGWNDWIVAPPGYQAFYCHGDCPFPLADHLNSTNHAIVQTLVNSVNSSIPKACCVPTELSAISMLYLDEYDKVVLKNYQEMVVEGCGCR, via the exons ATGTTTGGGCTGCGAAGGCGGCCCCAGCCCAGCAAATCAGCCGTCATCCCCAGTTACATGCTGGATCTCTACCGGCTCCAGTccggagaagaggaggagagccTCCAGGAGATCAGCCTGCAGTACCCGGAGCGATCGACCAGCCGGGCCAACACCGTGAGGAGCTTCCACCATGAAG AGCACCTGGAGAGCGTGCCGGGTCCCAGCGAAGCGCCGCGGATCCGCTTCGTCTTCAACCTCAGCAGCGTGCCGGACAACGAGGTGATCTCGTCGGCGGAGCTGCGGCTGTACCGGGAGCAGGTGGAGGAGCCGAGCGCGGCGTGGGAGAGGGGCTTCCACCGGATAAACATTTACGAAGTGATGAAGCCGCTGTCGGAGCGCTCGCAGGCCATTACGCGCCTGTTGGACACGCGGTTGGTGCACCACAACGTGACGCGCTGGGAGACCTTTGATGTGAGCCCAGCCGTGATCCGGTGGACCAAGGACAAGCAGCCCAACCACGGGCTGGTGATCGAGGTGACCCACCTCCACCAGGCACAGACTCATCAGGGCAAACACGTCAGGATTAGCCGATCTTTACCTCAGGGGCACGGCGGGGACTGGGCGCAGCTCAGGCCGCTCCTGGTCACCTTCGGGCACGACGGGCGAGGCCACGCGCTGACCCGCAGGGCCCGCCGCAGCCCCAAGCACCAGCGTTCCcgcaagaacaaaaaaaactgcCGCCGCCACGCTCTCTATGTGGATTTCAGCGACGTGGGTTGGAACGATTGGATCGTGGCCCCCCCGGGCTACCAGGCGTTTTACTGCCACGGGGACTGCCCCTTCCCTCTGGCCGACCACCTCAACTCCACCAACCACGCCATCGTGCAGACGTTGGTCAACTCCGTCAACTCCAGCATCCCCAAGGCCTGCTGCGTGCCCACGGAGCTGAGCGCCATCTCCATGCTCTACCTGGATGAGTATGACAAGGTGGTGCTGAAAAACTACCAGGAGATGGTGGTGGAGGGGTGCGGGTGCCGCTga
- the BMP4 gene encoding bone morphogenetic protein 4 precursor, whose translation MIPGNRMLMVILLCQVLLGGTNHASLIPETGRKKVAELQGQAGSGRHSAQSHELLRGFETTLLQMFGLRRRPQPSKSAVIPSYMLDLYRLQSGEEEESLQEISLQYPERSTSRANTVRSFHHEEHLESVPGPSEAPRIRFVFNLSSVPDNEVISSAELRLYREQVEEPSAAWERGFHRINIYEVMKPLSERSQAITRLLDTRLVHHNVTRWETFDVSPAVIRWTKDKQPNHGLVIEVTHLHQAQTHQGKHVRISRSLPQGHGGDWAQLRPLLVTFGHDGRGHALTRRARRSPKHQRSRKNKKNCRRHALYVDFSDVGWNDWIVAPPGYQAFYCHGDCPFPLADHLNSTNHAIVQTLVNSVNSSIPKACCVPTELSAISMLYLDEYDKVVLKNYQEMVVEGCGCR comes from the exons ATGATTCCTGGTAACCGAATGCTGATGGTCATCCTATTATGCCAAGTCCTGCTGGGAGGTACCAACCATGCTAGCCTGATCCCCGAGACCGGCAGGAAGAAAGTCGCAGAGCTTCAGGGACAAGCCGGATCCGGACGCCACTCTGCCCAAAGCCATGAACTCTTGCGGGGTTTCGAAACGACTCTGCTGCAGATGTTTGGGCTGCGAAGGCGGCCCCAGCCCAGCAAATCAGCCGTCATCCCCAGTTACATGCTGGATCTCTACCGGCTCCAGTccggagaagaggaggagagccTCCAGGAGATCAGCCTGCAGTACCCGGAGCGATCGACCAGCCGGGCCAACACCGTGAGGAGCTTCCACCATGAAG AGCACCTGGAGAGCGTGCCGGGTCCCAGCGAAGCGCCGCGGATCCGCTTCGTCTTCAACCTCAGCAGCGTGCCGGACAACGAGGTGATCTCGTCGGCGGAGCTGCGGCTGTACCGGGAGCAGGTGGAGGAGCCGAGCGCGGCGTGGGAGAGGGGCTTCCACCGGATAAACATTTACGAAGTGATGAAGCCGCTGTCGGAGCGCTCGCAGGCCATTACGCGCCTGTTGGACACGCGGTTGGTGCACCACAACGTGACGCGCTGGGAGACCTTTGATGTGAGCCCAGCCGTGATCCGGTGGACCAAGGACAAGCAGCCCAACCACGGGCTGGTGATCGAGGTGACCCACCTCCACCAGGCACAGACTCATCAGGGCAAACACGTCAGGATTAGCCGATCTTTACCTCAGGGGCACGGCGGGGACTGGGCGCAGCTCAGGCCGCTCCTGGTCACCTTCGGGCACGACGGGCGAGGCCACGCGCTGACCCGCAGGGCCCGCCGCAGCCCCAAGCACCAGCGTTCCcgcaagaacaaaaaaaactgcCGCCGCCACGCTCTCTATGTGGATTTCAGCGACGTGGGTTGGAACGATTGGATCGTGGCCCCCCCGGGCTACCAGGCGTTTTACTGCCACGGGGACTGCCCCTTCCCTCTGGCCGACCACCTCAACTCCACCAACCACGCCATCGTGCAGACGTTGGTCAACTCCGTCAACTCCAGCATCCCCAAGGCCTGCTGCGTGCCCACGGAGCTGAGCGCCATCTCCATGCTCTACCTGGATGAGTATGACAAGGTGGTGCTGAAAAACTACCAGGAGATGGTGGTGGAGGGGTGCGGGTGCCGCTga